The Peptococcaceae bacterium genome has a segment encoding these proteins:
- a CDS encoding branched-chain amino acid ABC transporter permease, translating to MREIFNKKMLATVFAICLLYGSIQFSIAAGKLNPFYELNAVLICINIILAVSLNLINGFTGQFSIGHAGFMAIGAYASAILTVKFHQPFFLAILAGAAAAAFIGFLIGLPTLRLKGDYLAIATLGFGEIIKVLFINFEYVGGASGFHGIPHITTWTWSFFLAVFTVLFIKNFINSTHGRACIAIREDEIAAETMGINTTKYKVMAFTIGAFFAGVAGALFAHYFYILQPNNFGFLRSVDYLVMVVLGGLGSITGSILAAVGLTIINAALQSVAELRMVIYSILLIIIMLFRPQGLMGNREISMQLFARLGRREKYGTPGNN from the coding sequence ATGCGGGAAATCTTCAACAAAAAGATGCTGGCAACCGTTTTCGCCATATGCCTGCTTTATGGTTCCATCCAGTTTTCCATTGCCGCAGGAAAACTGAACCCGTTTTACGAACTCAACGCCGTTCTGATCTGCATAAACATAATACTCGCTGTCAGCTTGAACCTGATCAACGGGTTCACCGGCCAGTTCTCCATTGGTCATGCCGGGTTCATGGCCATTGGCGCATATGCTTCGGCTATCTTAACAGTCAAGTTTCACCAGCCTTTCTTTCTAGCCATTCTGGCAGGAGCAGCCGCAGCCGCATTCATCGGCTTCCTGATCGGCCTCCCCACATTACGGTTAAAGGGAGATTACCTGGCCATAGCCACCCTGGGGTTTGGAGAAATAATCAAGGTGCTGTTCATCAACTTTGAATATGTCGGAGGAGCCAGCGGTTTCCACGGCATACCTCACATTACAACCTGGACGTGGTCATTTTTCCTGGCCGTCTTCACTGTCTTGTTTATTAAAAACTTTATCAACTCCACGCACGGCCGGGCCTGTATCGCCATCCGGGAAGATGAAATTGCGGCTGAAACCATGGGCATAAACACGACAAAATACAAGGTCATGGCTTTTACTATCGGGGCATTCTTTGCCGGGGTTGCCGGAGCGCTTTTTGCCCATTACTTCTATATTCTACAGCCCAACAACTTTGGCTTTTTGAGGTCCGTAGACTATCTGGTCATGGTTGTGCTTGGCGGTCTCGGCAGCATTACCGGTTCCATCCTTGCTGCCGTGGGTCTAACAATCATCAACGCTGCCCTGCAGAGCGTGGCTGAACTGCGGATGGTAATTTACTCCATTCTCCTGATAATCATCATGCTGTTCCGTCCCCAGGGTCTAATGGGCAACAGGGAAATCAGCATGCAACTATTTGCGCGCCTGGGAAGGAGGGAAAAGTATGGCACTCCTGGCAATAACTAA
- a CDS encoding ABC transporter ATP-binding protein, producing the protein MALLAITNLSKSFGGLSAVSNFNLELQPGELVGLIGPNGAGKTTVFNLLTGVYEPTEGDIEFNNESIIGLKPYEITQRGIARTFQNIRLFGNLSVLDNVRIAYHSHVKYSPASAVLRLASYHREEEMLTRKAVDFLKIFNLDGKKDETAKNLPYGQQRRLEIARALAAQPKLLLLDEPAAGMNPHETQELMNLIKWIRQEFDLTILLIEHDMSLVMGACERIYVLDYGLIIAHGSPQEIKSNPRVIEAYLGEEVAYA; encoded by the coding sequence ATGGCACTCCTGGCAATAACTAATTTGAGCAAGTCTTTTGGCGGCTTAAGCGCAGTCAGCAATTTCAACCTGGAACTCCAGCCCGGCGAACTGGTGGGGCTTATTGGCCCCAACGGGGCGGGAAAAACGACCGTCTTTAACCTGCTTACCGGGGTATACGAACCAACCGAAGGAGATATCGAATTCAACAACGAAAGCATCATCGGATTAAAGCCTTACGAAATAACGCAGCGCGGCATTGCGCGCACCTTCCAGAACATCAGGCTCTTCGGAAACCTGAGCGTGCTCGACAACGTACGCATTGCCTACCATTCACACGTCAAATACAGCCCGGCCTCGGCGGTGCTGCGCCTGGCCTCCTATCACCGGGAAGAGGAAATGCTGACCAGGAAGGCTGTCGACTTTTTGAAGATTTTTAACCTGGACGGCAAAAAGGACGAAACAGCCAAAAACCTCCCTTACGGCCAGCAAAGACGCCTGGAAATAGCCCGGGCCCTGGCCGCCCAGCCCAAACTGCTCCTGCTGGACGAGCCTGCAGCCGGGATGAACCCTCACGAAACACAGGAACTGATGAACCTGATCAAGTGGATTCGCCAGGAATTCGACCTGACGATCCTGCTCATCGAACATGACATGTCCCTGGTCATGGGAGCATGCGAGAGGATCTACGTTCTTGACTACGGCCTGATCATCGCCCACGGCAGCCCGCAGGAAATCAAATCCAATCCCAGGGTTATCGAAGCCTACCTGGGCGAGGAGGTGGCTTATGCTTAA
- a CDS encoding ABC transporter ATP-binding protein, with protein sequence MLKLDDINVYYGAIHAVKGISLEVKEGQIVTLIGANGAGKSTILKTISGLLRPKTGEIYFENMKLNAMQAQDIVKAGVCQVPEGRRVFANMSVLENLELGAFLEKDKKKVKKNLEHVFEKFPRLKERLHQLAGTLSGGEQQMLAIGRSMMSKPKLMLLDEPSMGLAPLLVKEIFSIIKEINEGGTTILLVEQNAHMALSIANYAYVLETGKIVLEGTARELAESEEVKKAYLGG encoded by the coding sequence ATGCTTAAGCTGGACGACATCAACGTTTATTACGGCGCGATCCACGCCGTCAAGGGAATCTCCCTGGAAGTAAAAGAGGGGCAAATCGTGACCCTTATCGGGGCAAACGGCGCCGGCAAGAGCACCATTTTGAAAACAATTTCCGGTCTCCTGCGTCCCAAAACCGGAGAAATATATTTCGAAAATATGAAGCTTAACGCCATGCAGGCCCAGGACATCGTCAAAGCCGGTGTGTGCCAAGTGCCGGAAGGGCGGCGGGTTTTCGCCAACATGTCCGTCCTGGAGAACCTCGAACTCGGCGCCTTCCTGGAAAAAGACAAAAAGAAAGTTAAGAAAAACCTGGAACACGTTTTTGAAAAATTTCCCCGGCTGAAAGAGCGGCTTCACCAGCTGGCAGGGACTTTGAGCGGCGGGGAGCAGCAGATGCTGGCTATTGGTCGCTCCATGATGTCAAAGCCCAAACTGATGCTGCTGGACGAGCCGTCCATGGGACTGGCCCCGCTTCTGGTCAAGGAAATATTTTCGATCATAAAAGAAATCAACGAGGGCGGCACCACCATCCTGCTGGTCGAGCAAAACGCCCACATGGCCCTCTCGATTGCAAACTATGCCTATGTCCTGGAAACAGGAAAGATTGTTCTTGAAGGAACGGCCAGGGAACTGGCTGAATCCGAAGAGGTAAAGAAGGCTTATCTCGGCGGGTAA
- a CDS encoding CBS domain-containing protein, whose protein sequence is MLVKEKMTPNPITITRQATIAQALEIMRQNKIRRLPVMDKDSLVGIVTDRDLSEVSPSRATSLSIFELNYLLSKTKIGDILSPKQKLITISPDAFLEEAALLMRNHKIGGIPVVENGKLVGIITETNIFDAFIEIMGLRQEGFRLTVKLVEDKPGVLAEVVSAIASCGGNITHISTYPAGGHALIVFRINRGSAQDIQEALGKLGYEVYVHQQNNVQ, encoded by the coding sequence ATGCTGGTAAAAGAAAAAATGACGCCCAACCCGATCACGATCACCAGGCAGGCGACGATAGCCCAGGCCCTGGAAATAATGCGTCAAAACAAGATAAGACGGCTTCCTGTCATGGACAAAGATAGCCTTGTCGGCATAGTAACCGACCGCGACCTGAGCGAAGTCAGCCCTTCCCGCGCCACGTCCCTGAGCATCTTCGAATTGAACTACCTTCTTTCCAAAACCAAAATCGGTGACATCCTTTCCCCCAAACAAAAACTCATAACGATTAGCCCCGACGCCTTTCTGGAAGAAGCGGCTCTCCTCATGCGAAACCATAAAATAGGCGGTATCCCGGTAGTGGAAAACGGCAAACTGGTAGGCATCATCACTGAAACCAACATATTCGACGCCTTTATCGAGATAATGGGATTGCGGCAGGAAGGCTTCCGCCTCACCGTCAAACTGGTTGAGGATAAACCCGGCGTCCTGGCCGAGGTCGTCAGCGCCATCGCTTCCTGCGGCGGCAACATCACCCACATCAGCACGTATCCGGCCGGCGGGCATGCCCTGATCGTCTTCCGGATCAACCGGGGCTCGGCGCAAGATATACAGGAGGCCTTGGGCAAGCTAGGGTACGAGGTATACGTCCACCAGCAAAACAATGTCCAATAA
- a CDS encoding endo alpha-1,4 polygalactosaminidase, whose translation MERRKAFAGIRNFALYYGRGRAEELARFDLAVVEPSGQAQASLKTMREAGTLVLAYLSAIEISPGAGEFEALQKEDFLSAGGGVPLINGIYGNRMADLRSERWNRLLRRKASSLLSSGYDGLFLDTIGNVEHPALSPECRDGLIMAAVNLLKEFREEYEGHVFVQNNGLERLCLYTARLVDGICWENPPFAETKSKAWLEAVMNRLKALQEKAGLKVLLLMEGKQPGERLRLAKKAAAENGFLFYRAPEDYLDI comes from the coding sequence TTGGAAAGGAGAAAAGCTTTTGCGGGGATAAGGAATTTCGCGTTGTATTACGGCCGGGGCAGGGCAGAGGAACTGGCCCGTTTCGACCTGGCCGTTGTTGAACCTTCGGGCCAGGCTCAGGCGTCTCTTAAAACGATGCGGGAAGCGGGAACCCTTGTCCTGGCTTATTTAAGTGCAATAGAAATTTCTCCAGGCGCCGGTGAATTTGAGGCGCTGCAAAAGGAGGATTTTTTGTCGGCCGGCGGAGGCGTACCGCTGATCAACGGGATATACGGCAACAGGATGGCTGATTTGCGGTCGGAAAGATGGAACAGGCTGCTTCGCCGCAAGGCGAGCAGCCTGCTGTCTTCGGGATATGACGGGCTTTTCCTTGATACCATCGGGAATGTGGAGCACCCGGCTCTTTCGCCGGAGTGCAGGGACGGTTTAATAATGGCGGCTGTCAACCTGCTCAAAGAATTCAGGGAAGAATACGAGGGTCATGTCTTCGTCCAGAACAACGGGCTGGAGAGGTTGTGCCTTTACACGGCACGGCTGGTTGACGGGATTTGCTGGGAAAACCCGCCGTTTGCGGAGACGAAAAGCAAAGCGTGGCTTGAGGCGGTGATGAACCGCTTGAAAGCGCTGCAAGAGAAGGCGGGACTCAAAGTGCTGCTCTTGATGGAAGGAAAACAGCCTGGCGAACGCCTTCGCCTGGCCAAAAAGGCGGCGGCGGAAAACGGGTTTCTTTTTTACCGGGCGCCGGAGGATTACCTGGATATATGA
- a CDS encoding HD domain-containing protein: MTAGEAAASAVINQLQYFKGLLGRVDEGYYVQGLSITALVLLFLCLYQRGRAQKARRQREVLDRIVASFKLSKGVEENASELLEIFEPLVRAGGYYFYIRDPQKDSFVLKAVRHAEDGEGKAGPAYSGLLPYKKEEYLPPLSLPVNSQPSTITQVKEGAIPLLVVPVQGGRALVRIGPVKGVARKNKEMLNYISRSLQPVIDVLIDMEGLKNRVDIQTASTLAMHNVAQATMDYAGTIGMMMELAINMIAASGGALLVSKPDGYDVVYLSRTGDQAGEVFRVNTAGHGAIDRVLAKEDLRALTREDRDFYELPSFLSAGGIEVVILVNVPAQKKRGIAVFWYNEAPQVELRRFTGLQLMIKRVSDILDSKQKFDELSRSYLDMLKMMAEAIDNLNPHTTGYSELMARYAGIIAREMNLDKEEIQDVVLAAALSNIGVLGFPNDLLLKPGQYSDSEYETMKLHSEVGAAIVEATLGNKRVADYIRYHHERMDGNGYPAGLKGEDIPLGARIVAVVQTFLAKISGRQYRDPLPFEKAMELLKTAAGTQLDPDAVNALVGWFKKKQAQPASRGRSLGACWEMRCAPPGICAKCPAFGRTDRNCWEVEGVMCEAHGNACATCFVYTEYLYRMGPKFDKLLG; this comes from the coding sequence ATGACGGCAGGTGAGGCGGCTGCCAGCGCTGTAATAAACCAGCTGCAGTATTTCAAAGGCCTGCTTGGCCGTGTTGACGAGGGCTATTATGTGCAGGGCTTGTCCATAACCGCGCTTGTTTTGCTGTTTCTCTGTTTATACCAGAGGGGAAGGGCCCAAAAAGCCCGCAGGCAGCGCGAGGTTTTGGACAGGATAGTGGCGAGTTTCAAACTGTCCAAGGGGGTGGAAGAGAACGCCTCCGAACTGCTGGAAATCTTTGAGCCGCTGGTAAGGGCCGGAGGGTACTATTTTTATATCCGCGATCCCCAAAAAGACAGTTTTGTCCTAAAAGCCGTCAGGCACGCCGAAGACGGGGAAGGGAAGGCAGGCCCCGCTTACAGCGGGCTTTTGCCGTATAAAAAGGAAGAGTACCTGCCGCCGCTTTCCCTGCCGGTCAATTCCCAGCCTTCCACTATTACCCAGGTTAAGGAAGGCGCGATCCCCTTGCTCGTGGTTCCCGTGCAGGGCGGGAGGGCGCTTGTGCGCATCGGCCCGGTGAAAGGCGTGGCCCGGAAAAACAAAGAGATGCTCAATTATATCAGCAGGTCGCTGCAGCCCGTCATCGATGTCCTGATCGATATGGAAGGCCTTAAAAACAGGGTTGATATTCAAACAGCCTCCACCCTGGCCATGCATAACGTTGCCCAGGCAACCATGGATTATGCGGGCACAATCGGCATGATGATGGAGCTGGCTATAAACATGATCGCGGCAAGCGGAGGGGCCTTGCTGGTTTCAAAACCCGACGGGTACGACGTTGTTTATCTCAGCAGGACGGGAGACCAGGCCGGCGAGGTTTTTCGAGTCAATACCGCCGGGCACGGGGCAATCGACAGGGTCCTGGCCAAGGAGGACCTGCGCGCCCTGACAAGGGAGGACCGAGATTTTTACGAGCTGCCCTCGTTTTTAAGCGCCGGCGGCATCGAGGTGGTCATTCTGGTCAACGTGCCAGCCCAAAAGAAAAGGGGGATCGCGGTTTTCTGGTACAACGAGGCGCCGCAGGTTGAGCTTCGTCGGTTTACCGGCCTTCAACTTATGATCAAAAGGGTCTCCGACATACTGGACAGCAAACAAAAGTTTGACGAACTATCCAGGTCTTACCTGGATATGTTGAAAATGATGGCCGAGGCGATAGACAACCTGAACCCGCATACAACGGGCTATTCCGAGCTGATGGCCCGTTACGCGGGAATTATTGCCAGGGAAATGAACCTGGACAAGGAGGAAATTCAGGATGTTGTCCTGGCGGCAGCCTTAAGCAACATCGGTGTCCTGGGTTTCCCCAACGACCTGCTGTTGAAGCCTGGGCAGTACTCGGATTCGGAGTACGAGACCATGAAGCTGCACAGCGAAGTGGGCGCGGCGATTGTGGAGGCGACACTGGGCAATAAGAGAGTGGCCGATTATATCAGGTATCACCATGAAAGAATGGACGGCAACGGTTACCCGGCCGGCTTAAAAGGGGAGGACATTCCCCTGGGTGCCAGGATCGTGGCCGTGGTTCAAACTTTTTTGGCCAAAATAAGCGGCCGGCAGTACAGGGACCCGCTGCCCTTCGAAAAAGCCATGGAACTATTGAAGACGGCTGCGGGGACACAGCTTGACCCGGATGCCGTCAACGCGCTTGTTGGCTGGTTCAAAAAGAAGCAGGCGCAGCCGGCGTCCAGGGGACGGTCCCTGGGGGCTTGCTGGGAGATGAGGTGCGCGCCTCCGGGCATTTGCGCAAAATGCCCGGCTTTCGGCAGGACTGACCGCAATTGCTGGGAGGTGGAAGGCGTTATGTGCGAGGCTCACGGGAACGCCTGCGCGACCTGTTTTGTTTACACGGAATACCTGTACAGGATGGGTCCGAAATTTGACAAGCTGTTGGGGTGA
- a CDS encoding DUF2304 domain-containing protein — protein MGSTLRIVILFTGLSAVCAVFYLLVKRKINERNSLFWLCGALAILVFSTMPDTLEIMADLAGVKYPPTLLFLLSILVILFITLHQSIQISVLQERVKELTQRLAIEQMDRFVQGDEVEEYDGR, from the coding sequence ATGGGCAGCACGTTAAGAATCGTCATTCTATTTACAGGCTTGAGCGCAGTGTGCGCGGTTTTCTACCTGCTGGTTAAAAGGAAAATAAACGAGCGCAATTCCCTGTTCTGGCTTTGCGGGGCGCTGGCCATACTGGTTTTTTCCACGATGCCGGATACGCTGGAAATAATGGCCGACCTGGCCGGCGTCAAGTACCCTCCCACCTTGTTGTTCCTGCTGTCGATACTTGTCATCCTGTTTATTACGCTGCACCAGTCCATCCAAATTTCCGTGCTGCAGGAAAGGGTCAAGGAGCTAACTCAGCGGTTGGCCATCGAACAAATGGACCGCTTTGTTCAAGGAGATGAGGTGGAAGAATATGACGGCAGGTGA
- a CDS encoding glycosyltransferase family 2 protein — MRDCLVIIPAYNEGGNIKKVLTGLKKTNPYIDILVVNDGSTDNTEAVVRAEKVRLISLPFNLGYGGALQAGFKYAVSEGYRYVVQFDGDGQHDPEDIKTILNLLEKGYDIVIGSRFLGRGAFKTGFLKRMAINVFRLVIKASTGVKVTDPSSGLQGLSRRTFRHYSEIGHFPPDYPDADVLIQMILSGFKVVEFPANIRGREYGRSMHAGLRPLFYFIKMLVSILVVLLRPKLKRGG; from the coding sequence GTGAGGGACTGTCTTGTTATAATTCCGGCGTACAACGAAGGCGGTAATATTAAGAAGGTTCTAACTGGTTTAAAAAAGACGAACCCATACATCGACATACTGGTTGTAAATGACGGCTCAACCGATAATACGGAAGCCGTGGTTAGAGCGGAAAAGGTCAGGTTGATTTCGCTGCCCTTTAACCTGGGTTACGGGGGAGCGCTGCAGGCCGGGTTTAAATACGCCGTTTCGGAAGGGTACAGGTATGTCGTCCAGTTCGACGGCGACGGGCAGCATGACCCGGAAGACATCAAAACAATCCTGAATTTGCTGGAAAAAGGGTACGACATCGTTATCGGCTCGCGCTTTTTGGGCCGCGGCGCTTTTAAGACCGGCTTCCTGAAAAGGATGGCCATCAACGTTTTCAGGCTGGTAATCAAAGCTTCCACCGGGGTGAAGGTAACCGATCCCTCTTCCGGCCTCCAGGGACTCAGCCGGAGGACGTTTCGCCATTACAGCGAGATAGGCCACTTCCCGCCGGACTACCCGGATGCCGATGTCCTGATCCAGATGATTCTATCGGGGTTCAAAGTGGTCGAATTTCCGGCCAACATACGGGGAAGGGAATACGGGAGGAGCATGCACGCGGGACTGCGGCCGCTCTTCTATTTTATAAAGATGCTGGTCAGTATCCTGGTGGTTTTGCTGCGACCGAAATTGAAGCGGGGGGGATAG
- a CDS encoding MATE family efflux transporter: MKSCINKTAEIIKEYAKSDVAPIIMINILLSMVAVTRDIALASYLGTTLYADVFLLAFFLPDMVGMNLLSASIVASCVPLYSQIHARNKGLMGLCAAYTTAFLLLISLFVFGLFDIFRVNIIDVLGSGLSPEAKHLCLDFFAIFLPIIVFAPAAAAGNSLLQAHGRFVVSAFAPVLYNGVYLAGILAMVFLKMPAARGVYVVAYFIVIAVLSMSVLTWGGLFFKGKIKFPAVAVFRSFFDNRAAILEGMRQVLSAFVPYLLILLAAQSVLFSERYLASYLEVGAIAGLNYAYRLAQFPVWVFVAAVGMVILPSMSRSKGLGDTSEFRATFASAFWLVIIVSLPLSIILHVLRVPIVSILLQRGAFGHDSLAITSGILAGYSLAVAGLATEYICHRVCLAMGRMLLPLLTTSLAASTSIALNFFLVNRLGSAGLGYGLAVGATLDAAVLLLALKKRLGLSFKNGMSKVARVLGANLIVLVIALICAYAWNFWPQESGFLVRALYAVLVVLLAGIGYLSGLRYFKII, from the coding sequence TTGAAAAGCTGTATTAACAAAACCGCCGAAATAATAAAAGAATATGCAAAAAGCGATGTCGCCCCGATCATAATGATCAATATACTTTTGAGTATGGTTGCTGTTACGCGGGACATTGCTCTGGCTTCATACCTGGGCACGACTTTGTATGCCGACGTTTTCCTGCTGGCCTTTTTTCTTCCCGACATGGTGGGGATGAATCTTTTATCCGCCTCGATTGTTGCCTCCTGCGTGCCCTTGTACTCCCAAATACATGCCAGGAATAAGGGCTTGATGGGCCTGTGCGCAGCTTACACGACTGCTTTCCTGTTGCTCATCTCGCTGTTTGTGTTCGGACTGTTCGACATCTTCAGGGTAAACATCATTGATGTCCTGGGAAGCGGGCTTTCACCGGAAGCAAAACACTTGTGCCTTGACTTTTTCGCTATTTTTTTGCCGATAATTGTTTTCGCTCCTGCTGCCGCGGCCGGCAATTCTTTGCTGCAGGCGCACGGCCGTTTTGTTGTTTCCGCTTTTGCTCCTGTCCTCTATAACGGCGTTTATTTAGCCGGCATCCTGGCCATGGTGTTTTTGAAAATGCCGGCAGCAAGGGGCGTGTACGTTGTTGCTTATTTTATCGTCATTGCCGTCCTCTCCATGTCCGTTTTGACCTGGGGCGGGTTGTTTTTCAAGGGCAAAATCAAATTTCCGGCTGTTGCAGTTTTCCGTTCTTTTTTCGATAACCGGGCGGCGATATTGGAGGGGATGCGGCAGGTTTTGTCCGCTTTTGTTCCTTACCTGCTGATCCTGCTTGCCGCTCAAAGCGTTTTGTTCAGCGAACGGTACCTGGCCTCATACCTGGAAGTGGGGGCGATTGCCGGGCTGAACTACGCCTACAGGCTGGCCCAGTTTCCCGTCTGGGTTTTTGTCGCCGCGGTGGGCATGGTTATCCTGCCGTCCATGTCCAGGTCCAAAGGATTGGGAGATACCAGTGAATTCAGGGCAACTTTTGCCAGCGCTTTCTGGCTGGTTATAATTGTTTCTCTCCCCCTTTCGATCATCCTCCATGTCCTGCGGGTCCCTATCGTTTCCATTCTCCTGCAAAGGGGCGCTTTTGGACACGATTCGCTGGCCATCACCTCGGGCATATTAGCCGGGTATTCCCTGGCAGTTGCAGGTCTTGCCACCGAGTATATCTGCCACAGGGTATGCCTGGCCATGGGCAGGATGCTGCTGCCGCTTTTGACCACGTCCCTGGCGGCGTCGACAAGCATCGCCTTAAACTTTTTCCTGGTCAATAGGCTGGGTTCGGCAGGCCTGGGATACGGGCTGGCGGTGGGAGCGACCCTTGATGCGGCTGTTTTGCTTTTGGCATTGAAAAAAAGACTCGGATTGTCTTTCAAAAACGGCATGTCAAAGGTCGCCAGGGTCCTTGGGGCTAATTTAATTGTGCTGGTCATCGCCTTAATTTGCGCTTACGCCTGGAATTTTTGGCCCCAGGAAAGCGGCTTTCTGGTCCGCGCCTTGTATGCGGTTTTGGTTGTCCTGCTGGCCGGTATTGGATACTTGAGCGGGCTGCGTTATTTTAAAATCATTTAG
- a CDS encoding DUF2304 domain-containing protein produces MKRIQIIMAVSSLFFTFSVVHLIKKELLELKYSLLWLFSGVCLVFLAVNPLVLSGLADLFGIADRLNMLFLAGNLFLIAIVFSLTVALSRSSRRIRNLTQETALLKIELERLAQGLSRNS; encoded by the coding sequence ATGAAAAGAATACAAATAATTATGGCGGTTAGTTCTCTTTTTTTTACGTTTTCCGTGGTTCATTTAATAAAAAAAGAACTGCTTGAACTGAAATATTCCTTGCTCTGGCTGTTTTCAGGCGTTTGTCTCGTTTTTCTCGCTGTAAACCCGCTGGTACTGAGCGGCCTGGCGGATTTGTTCGGCATAGCTGACCGTCTCAACATGCTCTTTCTTGCAGGCAATCTTTTTTTGATAGCGATTGTGTTCAGTTTGACTGTTGCCCTGTCCAGGAGTTCGAGAAGAATAAGAAACCTGACCCAGGAAACAGCTTTATTGAAAATTGAACTGGAAAGATTAGCCCAGGGTCTTTCCCGCAATTCTTAG